In Vigna angularis cultivar LongXiaoDou No.4 chromosome 8, ASM1680809v1, whole genome shotgun sequence, one DNA window encodes the following:
- the LOC108345088 gene encoding cysteine-rich receptor-like protein kinase 42 isoform X3 encodes MAFKCHSNQCKIAAFDVVILAVATLLCFSHSAVSDPRISEVGLYCGTHRASPSGNYVPVFTKEMGRLQELVSKNNWGTHSEEPSSTSPIYGLAQCFQDLSNIDCLQCFAASRTKLPRCVPSVSGHIYLDGCFLRYDNYSFYSEDTDPLRDTVNCTTQYGGVAGEAEVVFGKSVGKVVENVVRVAVNEGRGFAVGEGEGVYALAQCWKTVGEKGCGDCLKKAGNEVRGCLPKKEGRALNSGCYLRYSTVKFYNQGGEHGDGDDSSRKRTIITAVSILAAVVVVLSLLVSYVAFTKKRKKKDFIEIPSYLKNSSLNYKYETLEKATDYFSTPRKIGQGGAGSVFKGTLPNGKDVAVKRLIFNNRQWVDDFFNEVNLISGINHKNLVKLLGCSIEGPESLIVKGQNKDSKMEAEV; translated from the exons ATGGCTTTCAAATGTCACAGCAACCAGTGCAAGATTGCAGCTTTTGATGTTGTTATCTTGGCAGTGGCCACCCTCTTGTGTTTCTCACATTCAGCAGTGTCTGATCCAAGAATCTCTGAAGTGGGGTTGTACTGTGGCACTCACAGAGCATCACCAAGTGGTAACTATGTCCCTGTTTTCACCAAAGAAATGGGAAGGCTTCAAGAGCTTGTGAGCAAAAACAACTGGGGCACTCATTCTGAGGAACCGTCATCAACCTCTCCGATCTATGGTTTGGCACAGTGCTTCCAAGATCTTTCCAATATTGATTGTCTTCAGTGCTTTGCAGCCAGTCGCACCAAGCTTCCTCGCTGCGTGCCTTCCGTTTCTGGTCACATTTACCTTGATGGTTGCTTCCTTCGCTATGATAACTACAGTTTCTACTCTGAGGACACTGACCCTTTGAGGGATACAGTGAACTGCACCACACAGTATGGTGGTGTGGCTGGTGAGGCTGAGGTGGTGTTTGGCAAGAGTGTTGGGAAAGTGGTTGAGAATGTGGTGAGGGTGGCAGTGAATGAGGGAAGAGGGTTTGCAGTGGGAGAAGGTGAGGGAGTTTATGCTTTGGCACAGTGCTGGAAAACTGTTGGAGAAAAAGGGTGTGGTGATTGCTTGAAGAAAGCTGGAAATGAGGTTAGAGGGTGTTTGCCTAAGAAGGAAGGGAGGGCCTTGAATTCTGGCTGTTATTTGAGATATTCCACTGTTAAGTTCTACAATCAAGGAGGTGAacatggtgatggagatg attcttctaGAAAAAGAACCATCATTACAGCAGTCTCAATCTTGGCTGCAGTTGTTGTAGTTCTCTCTCTCTTAGTCTCCTATGTGGCCTTcaccaaaaagagaaaaa AAAAAGACTTCATTGAGATTCCCTCTTATTTGAAGAATTCTAGCTTGAATTACAAATATGAAACTCTTGAGAAGGCCACGGATTATTTTAGCACTCCAAGAAAAATAGGCCAAGGAGGAGCTGGTTCTGTGTTCAAAGGGACTCTCCCAAACGGGAAAGATGTTGCTGTTAAGAGATTGATCTTCAATAATAGACAATGGGTGGATGATTTCTTCAATGAAGTGAATTTAATCAGTGGAATAAATCACAAGAACCTTGTCAAGCTATTGGGTTGCAGCATTGAAGGCCCTGAGAGCCTCATTGT AAAAGGACAAAACAAGGATTCTAAAATGGAAGCAGaggtttga
- the LOC108345088 gene encoding cysteine-rich receptor-like protein kinase 42 isoform X2, with translation MAFKCHSNQCKIAAFDVVILAVATLLCFSHSAVSDPRISEVGLYCGTHRASPSGNYVPVFTKEMGRLQELVSKNNWGTHSEEPSSTSPIYGLAQCFQDLSNIDCLQCFAASRTKLPRCVPSVSGHIYLDGCFLRYDNYSFYSEDTDPLRDTVNCTTQYGGVAGEAEVVFGKSVGKVVENVVRVAVNEGRGFAVGEGEGVYALAQCWKTVGEKGCGDCLKKAGNEVRGCLPKKEGRALNSGCYLRYSTVKFYNQGGEHGDGDDSSRKRTIITAVSILAAVVVVLSLLVSYVAFTKKRKKKDFIEIPSYLKNSSLNYKYETLEKATDYFSTPRKIGQGGAGSVFKGTLPNGKDVAVKRLIFNNRQWVDDFFNEVNLISGINHKNLVKLLGCSIEGPESLIVYEYLPNKSLDHFIFEKDKTRILKWKQRFEIIVGIAEGLAYLHGGSEIRIIHRDIKSSNVLLDENLNPKIADFGLARCFGADKTHLSTGIAGTL, from the exons ATGGCTTTCAAATGTCACAGCAACCAGTGCAAGATTGCAGCTTTTGATGTTGTTATCTTGGCAGTGGCCACCCTCTTGTGTTTCTCACATTCAGCAGTGTCTGATCCAAGAATCTCTGAAGTGGGGTTGTACTGTGGCACTCACAGAGCATCACCAAGTGGTAACTATGTCCCTGTTTTCACCAAAGAAATGGGAAGGCTTCAAGAGCTTGTGAGCAAAAACAACTGGGGCACTCATTCTGAGGAACCGTCATCAACCTCTCCGATCTATGGTTTGGCACAGTGCTTCCAAGATCTTTCCAATATTGATTGTCTTCAGTGCTTTGCAGCCAGTCGCACCAAGCTTCCTCGCTGCGTGCCTTCCGTTTCTGGTCACATTTACCTTGATGGTTGCTTCCTTCGCTATGATAACTACAGTTTCTACTCTGAGGACACTGACCCTTTGAGGGATACAGTGAACTGCACCACACAGTATGGTGGTGTGGCTGGTGAGGCTGAGGTGGTGTTTGGCAAGAGTGTTGGGAAAGTGGTTGAGAATGTGGTGAGGGTGGCAGTGAATGAGGGAAGAGGGTTTGCAGTGGGAGAAGGTGAGGGAGTTTATGCTTTGGCACAGTGCTGGAAAACTGTTGGAGAAAAAGGGTGTGGTGATTGCTTGAAGAAAGCTGGAAATGAGGTTAGAGGGTGTTTGCCTAAGAAGGAAGGGAGGGCCTTGAATTCTGGCTGTTATTTGAGATATTCCACTGTTAAGTTCTACAATCAAGGAGGTGAacatggtgatggagatg attcttctaGAAAAAGAACCATCATTACAGCAGTCTCAATCTTGGCTGCAGTTGTTGTAGTTCTCTCTCTCTTAGTCTCCTATGTGGCCTTcaccaaaaagagaaaaa AAAAAGACTTCATTGAGATTCCCTCTTATTTGAAGAATTCTAGCTTGAATTACAAATATGAAACTCTTGAGAAGGCCACGGATTATTTTAGCACTCCAAGAAAAATAGGCCAAGGAGGAGCTGGTTCTGTGTTCAAAGGGACTCTCCCAAACGGGAAAGATGTTGCTGTTAAGAGATTGATCTTCAATAATAGACAATGGGTGGATGATTTCTTCAATGAAGTGAATTTAATCAGTGGAATAAATCACAAGAACCTTGTCAAGCTATTGGGTTGCAGCATTGAAGGCCCTGAGAGCCTCATTGTGTATGAATACCTACCTAACAAGAGCTTAGACCATTTCATTTTTG AAAAGGACAAAACAAGGATTCTAAAATGGAAGCAGaggtttgaaataattgttggAATTGCAGAAGGGCTTGCATATCTTCATGGAGGCTCTGAAATAAGAATAATCCATAGAGACATCAAAAGTAGCAATGTTCTTCTTGATGAGAATCTCAACCCCAAGATTGCAGATTTTGGTCTTGCAAGGTGTTTCGGTGCTGATAAAACACATCTAAGCACAGGAATTGCTGGAACACTGTGA
- the LOC108345088 gene encoding cysteine-rich receptor-like protein kinase 42 isoform X1: MAFKCHSNQCKIAAFDVVILAVATLLCFSHSAVSDPRISEVGLYCGTHRASPSGNYVPVFTKEMGRLQELVSKNNWGTHSEEPSSTSPIYGLAQCFQDLSNIDCLQCFAASRTKLPRCVPSVSGHIYLDGCFLRYDNYSFYSEDTDPLRDTVNCTTQYGGVAGEAEVVFGKSVGKVVENVVRVAVNEGRGFAVGEGEGVYALAQCWKTVGEKGCGDCLKKAGNEVRGCLPKKEGRALNSGCYLRYSTVKFYNQGGEHGDGDDSSRKRTIITAVSILAAVVVVLSLLVSYVAFTKKRKKKDFIEIPSYLKNSSLNYKYETLEKATDYFSTPRKIGQGGAGSVFKGTLPNGKDVAVKRLIFNNRQWVDDFFNEVNLISGINHKNLVKLLGCSIEGPESLIVYEYLPNKSLDHFIFEKDKTRILKWKQRFEIIVGIAEGLAYLHGGSEIRIIHRDIKSSNVLLDENLNPKIADFGLARCFGADKTHLSTGIAGTLGYMAPEYLTQGQLTDKADVYSFGVLVLETASGRKNNVFREDSDSLLQTIWKLYQSNRLAEAVDPCLGDEFPEREASRVFQIGLLCTQASASLRPSMAQVACMLSNSNLDVPIPKQPPFLNSRLLSQTAPLGFSMDNSSSNTFQKIGVSYSPSQSSSSCSLIRPCKSEETILEA, encoded by the exons ATGGCTTTCAAATGTCACAGCAACCAGTGCAAGATTGCAGCTTTTGATGTTGTTATCTTGGCAGTGGCCACCCTCTTGTGTTTCTCACATTCAGCAGTGTCTGATCCAAGAATCTCTGAAGTGGGGTTGTACTGTGGCACTCACAGAGCATCACCAAGTGGTAACTATGTCCCTGTTTTCACCAAAGAAATGGGAAGGCTTCAAGAGCTTGTGAGCAAAAACAACTGGGGCACTCATTCTGAGGAACCGTCATCAACCTCTCCGATCTATGGTTTGGCACAGTGCTTCCAAGATCTTTCCAATATTGATTGTCTTCAGTGCTTTGCAGCCAGTCGCACCAAGCTTCCTCGCTGCGTGCCTTCCGTTTCTGGTCACATTTACCTTGATGGTTGCTTCCTTCGCTATGATAACTACAGTTTCTACTCTGAGGACACTGACCCTTTGAGGGATACAGTGAACTGCACCACACAGTATGGTGGTGTGGCTGGTGAGGCTGAGGTGGTGTTTGGCAAGAGTGTTGGGAAAGTGGTTGAGAATGTGGTGAGGGTGGCAGTGAATGAGGGAAGAGGGTTTGCAGTGGGAGAAGGTGAGGGAGTTTATGCTTTGGCACAGTGCTGGAAAACTGTTGGAGAAAAAGGGTGTGGTGATTGCTTGAAGAAAGCTGGAAATGAGGTTAGAGGGTGTTTGCCTAAGAAGGAAGGGAGGGCCTTGAATTCTGGCTGTTATTTGAGATATTCCACTGTTAAGTTCTACAATCAAGGAGGTGAacatggtgatggagatg attcttctaGAAAAAGAACCATCATTACAGCAGTCTCAATCTTGGCTGCAGTTGTTGTAGTTCTCTCTCTCTTAGTCTCCTATGTGGCCTTcaccaaaaagagaaaaa AAAAAGACTTCATTGAGATTCCCTCTTATTTGAAGAATTCTAGCTTGAATTACAAATATGAAACTCTTGAGAAGGCCACGGATTATTTTAGCACTCCAAGAAAAATAGGCCAAGGAGGAGCTGGTTCTGTGTTCAAAGGGACTCTCCCAAACGGGAAAGATGTTGCTGTTAAGAGATTGATCTTCAATAATAGACAATGGGTGGATGATTTCTTCAATGAAGTGAATTTAATCAGTGGAATAAATCACAAGAACCTTGTCAAGCTATTGGGTTGCAGCATTGAAGGCCCTGAGAGCCTCATTGTGTATGAATACCTACCTAACAAGAGCTTAGACCATTTCATTTTTG AAAAGGACAAAACAAGGATTCTAAAATGGAAGCAGaggtttgaaataattgttggAATTGCAGAAGGGCTTGCATATCTTCATGGAGGCTCTGAAATAAGAATAATCCATAGAGACATCAAAAGTAGCAATGTTCTTCTTGATGAGAATCTCAACCCCAAGATTGCAGATTTTGGTCTTGCAAGGTGTTTCGGTGCTGATAAAACACATCTAAGCACAGGAATTGCTGGAACACT AGGTTACATGGCTCCTGAGTATCTTACTCAAGGACAACTTACAGATAAAGCAGATGTTTATAGTTTTGGAGTGCTTGTTCTAGAGACTGCAAGTGGCAGGAAGAACAATGTCTTCCGTGAGGATTCTGATTCTCTTTTGCAAACA ATTTGGAAACTTTACCAATCAAACAGATTGGCTGAAGCTGTAGATCCATGCTTGGGAGATGAGTTTCCTGAAAGAGAAGCATCAAGGGTGTTTCAAATTGGATTACTGTGCACACAAGCTTCTGCTTCCCTTAGGCCATCCATGGCTCAAGTTGCTTGCATGTTAAGCAATTCAAATTTGGATGTGCCTATACCAAAACAACCTCCATTTTTGAACTCTAGATTACTCAGTCAAACAGCTCCTTTGGGTTTTAGCATGGATAACTCCTCATCAAACACATTTCAAAAGATTGGTGTGTCTTATAGCCCCTCTCAGTCTTCTAGTTCATGCAGCTTAATTAGACCATGCAAAAGTGAAGAAACAATTTTGGAAGCTTGA
- the LOC128193569 gene encoding isoprenylcysteine alpha-carbonyl methylesterase ICME-like yields MEGEESLRRFSPEVMVQDPNIGNVNSLLPPVVLFHGTGDYSIPSDASKSFAETLKRVGVTAEAIMYDGKTHTDVFLQDPMRGGKDDMFEDLVGYIHAGDAEARARDAEAPPRRRLVPECMLKLAHSVSPF; encoded by the exons ATGGAAGGGGAGGAATCCCTGAGACGGTTTTCTCCAGAAGTAATGGTTCAAGATCCAAACATTGGAAATGTCAATTCTCTACTACCTCCTGTAGTGCTTTTTCATGGGACTGGGGATTATTCAATACCATCAGATGCCAG TAAATCATTTGCTGAAACTCTTAAAAGAGTTGGAGTGACGGCTGAAGCAATTATGTACGATGGGAAGACTCATACAGATGTGTTTCTACAG GATCCGATGAGAGGTGGAAAAGATGACATGTTTGAAGATTTAGTAGGATATATCCACGCTGGTGATGCTGAGGCCCGTGCCAGAGATGCAGAGGCTCCTCCAAGGAGACGCCTTGTGCCTGAATGCATGTTAAAACTCGCTCATAGCGTTAGTCCATTCTAG
- the LOC128193570 gene encoding non-specific lipid transfer protein GPI-anchored 15-like encodes MRGLKGRGRAISLVAVLIFVLASEVLILVAEGAGECGKTPIGSAAASLSPCLSAVNNVKAKVPLTCCARVGALLRTAPKCLCAVLLSPLAKQAKINLATAITIPKRCNIKNRPAGKKCGKYTLP; translated from the exons atgagaggGTTGAAAGGTAGAGGTAGAGCTATTTCCCTTGTGGCAGTGCTGATTTTTGTGTTGGCATCAGAGGTGTTGATTTTGGTGGCTGAGGGTGCTGGTGAGTGTGGAAAGACCCCTATAGGGTCTGCAGCTGCTAGTCTCAGCCCTTGCCTGAGTGCTGTTAATAATGTGAAGGCCAAGGTTCCTTTGACATGTTGTGCAAGAGTTGGTGCTTTGCTCAGAACTGCTCCAAAATGTCTCTGTGCTGTTCTGTTGTCACCTCTGGCCAAACAAGCTAAGATCAACCTTGCCACTGCTATCACCATTCCAAAGAGATGCAACATCAAGAACCGTCCTGCAGGAAAGAAATGTGGAA AGTACACTCTACCCTGA
- the LOC128193505 gene encoding histone-lysine N-methyltransferase family member SUVH9-like → MDSSLSFHTPTNNAISQPEQPPPPPPPPPPPNSHSPPALLVPKPEPFWASDHDDIGDELDLFTEFNRVTELFHLAFGPTNVVLPPYSFGPQPASPTCSDPLPAADVHSAVQEHPNSLSSTSDASRAIVPVEDLTVSVAPPRKQSRQKELVRVMGLSVREQAQLRETVRRTRLVYDSVRVYTAVEEERRVPALAAAAAAREAAREAESRRSRKRRKWWRAGLDVSAGTCELLD, encoded by the coding sequence ATGGATTCCTCTCTCTCTTTCCACACTCCAACTAACAATGCCATCTCACAACCGGAACAACCGCCGCCTCCACCGCCTCCGCCGCCGCCTCCTAACTCACATTCGCCACCCGCACTCTTAGTTCCCAAACCCGAACCCTTCTGGGCCTCTGACCATGACGATATCGGAGACGAACTCGACCTATTCACTGAGTTCAACCGAGTTACCGAGTTGTTCCACCTTGCCTTCGGACCCACCAATGTCGTCCTTCCCCCCTACTCCTTCGGACCTCAACCTGCTTCACCCACATGCTCCGACCCCCTTCCTGCTGCGGATGTCCATTCGGCGGTTCAGGAACACCCGAATTCGTTGTCCTCCACCAGCGACGCCTCGAGAGCGATCGTCCCCGTGGAGGACCTCACGGTGAGCGTTGCGCCGCCGCGGAAGCAGAGCCGGCAGAAGGAGCTGGTTCGGGTAATGGGTCTGTCGGTGAGGGAACAGGCACAGCTGCGGGAGACGGTGAGGCGCACGCGCTTGGTGTACGACTCGGTGCGCGTGTATACCGCTGTGGAGGAGGAGAGGCGGGTGCCTGCCTTGGCGGCTGCGGCAGCGGCGAGGGAGGCGGCAAGGGAGGCGGAATCAAGGAGGAGCAGGAAGAGGAGAAAGTGGTGGAGGGCCGGACTCGACGTCTCCGCGGGGACCTGCGAGCTGCTGGACTGA
- the LOC128193571 gene encoding LOW QUALITY PROTEIN: histone-lysine N-methyltransferase family member SUVH9-like (The sequence of the model RefSeq protein was modified relative to this genomic sequence to represent the inferred CDS: inserted 1 base in 1 codon): MRERGLWLNREKRIVGAIPGILVGDLFLFRMELCVLGLHGQIQAGIDYLPASMSSSGEPIATSVIVSGGYEDDSDKGEHIFYTGHGGQGKNSSKQVADQKLESGNLALERSMHYGVEVRVIRGMRYEGSASASGKVYVYDGVYKITQCLFDKGRSGFGVYKFRLSRVEGQAKMGSAILKEARSIRRNEMESNTVRCLSADMSNKKENVPVRLFNDIDDDRDPLNYEYLARTSFPQFVFHQSGNVTGCDCVNGCGDGCFCAMKNGGDFPYTLQGHLVKGKPLIFECGPFCSCPSQCRNRVSQKGLKYRLEVFRSLQTSWGVRSLDLIQAGTFICEFSGVVLTREQAQLFAMNGDSSIYPNRFSERWAEWXDLSQVDPKYVRPSYPSIPPLDFSLDVSTMRNVACYMSHSSSPNVLVQFVLYDHNNLMFPHLMLFAMENIPPMRELSLDYGVADEWTGKLSICN, from the exons ATGCGGGAGCGTGGACTGTGGCTGAACCGGGAGAAGCGAATCGTTGGGGCGATCCCTGGGATTTTGGTGGGGGATTTGTTCCTTTTCAGGATGGAGTTGTGTGTGCTTGGGTTGCACGGTCAGATACAGGCTGGCATTGATTATCTTCCTGCAAGTATGAGCTCCAGTGGGGAGCCTATAGCCACCAGTGTGATTGTTTCTGGGGGTTACGAGGATGATTCTGATAAGGGTGAGCATATATTCTACACTGGTCATGGAGGGCAGGGGAAGAATTCGTCTAAGCAGGTTGCTGATCAGAAGTTGGAGTCAGGGAACCTTGCATTGGAAAGGAGTATGCATTACGGTGTGGAGGTGAGGGTTATTCGTGGGATGAGGTATGAGGGGAGTGCTTCTGCTTCTGGTAAGGTGTATGTGTATGATGGAGTGTATAAGATTACTCAGTGCTTGTTTGATAAGGGGAGGTCTGGTTTTGGGGTTTACAAGTTTAGGCTTTCCAGGGTTGAGGGGCAGGCTAAGATGGGAAGTGCTATTTTGAAGGAAGCTAGGAGTATTAGGAGGAATGAAATGGAATCGAATACTGTTCGTTGTCTTTCTGCTGATATGTCCAACAAGAAGGAGAATGTTCCTGTTCGACTTTTTAACGACATAGATGATGATCGAGATCCTCTTAACTATGAGTATCTTGCCAGGACAAGTTTTCCACAGTTTGTGTTTCATCAGAGTGGGAATGTTACTGGTTGTGACTGTGTGAATGGTTGTGGTGATGGATGCTTTTGTGCTATGAAAAATGGGGGTGATTTTCCTTACACTCTGCAGGGACATCTTGTGAAAGGGAAGCCTTTGATTTTTGAATGTGGCCCTTTTTGTTCTTGTCCTTCTCAGTGTCGTAATCGTGTTTCGCAGAAGGGACTGAAATATAGATTGGAAGTGTTTAGGTCCCTGCAGACATCTTGGGGTGTTAGGTCTCTGGACCTTATTCAAGCCGGTACTTTTATATGCGAGTTTTCTGGGGTTGTTTTGACTAGGGAGCAGGCGCAACTCTTTGCAATGAATGGTGACTCTTCGATATATCCCAATAGGTTTTCAGAAAGATGGGCGGAAT GGGATTTGTCTCAAGTAGATCCAAAATATGTGCGTCCATCATATCCATCTATTCCTCCTTTAGATTTTTCTCTGGATGTGTCGACTATGAGGAATGTTGCTTGTTATATGAGCCATAGTTCATCTCCAAATGTTTTGGTTCAGTTTGTTCTGTATGATCACAACAATTTGATGTTCCCACACCTTATGCTATTTGCAATGGAGAATATCCCTCCCATGAGAGAGCTCAGCCTTGATTACGGCGTAGCTGATGAGTGGACAGGGAAGCTCTCTATATGTAACTGA